The Novipirellula aureliae genome window below encodes:
- a CDS encoding Eco57I restriction-modification methylase domain-containing protein encodes MPATNHQPPITSPQSPITTLDWWNALRHGGMLVDPTRLTELISDPPPPLSSFETDRLRRRIVSFEQDENAGRGKFVSYVFDSICGFASAGTWDRGTSVDPSRWTRRTIAGDDVKPNHLWRGPHDAILPVFVDSEKRVGVGRGKRAVTAAIQWLRGGDEKLAVVTNGRQWRLVMAGLDYEAFCEWEIDRWLEGGQTSAELFGLRSLLNPPIWTPPASDDATPPSSPLVEAIADSRKGQADLSAVLGERVRQAVEILIQAHGPVLGDWGLVARKGVNGDWGLEAGKDQSPNTSPRPPSTTSHQPPAPSNQEIYRAGVRLIMRLVVGLFAESREGLLPKDNPIFHECYSLSGLRDQLERVSPSRRAGSYSAYPRVISLFRLIHDGSSHEALTVPSYGGSLFAPGDADSSDGVSRALHVLEQGCYQQEVISDAKIYAILDLLSRTKVKIRQGRGGTWVPSPVDFSSLDSEYIGILYEGLLDFELRVASDDGPVIFLAVGNQPALPLSTLEAMDDKALKNLLEKMKDTSSGDEEEEESDDESSDEDSNETESEGDENENGDEDSDDDADEESADDIRHTARTAAEAWAKRAISVGKLVRPPRAPLTPEKQLAHQAAVDRKAKQIITKVVLPGERYLVRWGGTRKGSGTFYTRPQLAIPTVHRTLRPLAYVVDGGSGVVAGEVMAGEVQSPTTNHQQPTTIPKPPEEILALKVCDPACGSGSFPLAALRFLTDALYHSLVHHDRFTGYDDRTVIDLIRDTDNETTLADETLPCRPDDAEFEARTKAVLRRYIVERCIYGVDLDPLAVELCRLSLWIETLDRRLPFTFLDHKIKCGNSLVGTWFDQFMHYPAMAWMREGGDKNHSGGVHFKKEGWTKAISGKVKNIKNELIDYIDGALYMFTDEDLDTIKTVHDEAEQALNAIHRLGIHEAQQRAQMYNELQTRQSVIDARFSLDLWCSMWFWPPDQIDDCPLPSEFYEGKLSDDAKQIVRQVADAQRFFHWELEFPDAFNTHSEGFDAVIGNPPWDIAKPNSKEFFSALDPLYRSYGKQEALKVQKTLFDATETVEHDWLQYNASFRAQSNWLKSSGYPYGDRVTTTSAGKQSHDIPLGGGGKGSWDRSVHRYEKWRDNREAQTGYSQELEATRGFRHQGGGDINLYKMFLEQAHKIARGSGRLGLIVPSGIYSDHGTRNLRELFLDQCQWEWLFGFENREGIFDIHRSFKFNPLIITKGGRTESIKTAFMRRDIEDWESGERHATEYPRERVIQFSPRSKAILEIQSRRDLDVLEKIYSGSVLLGDDGPDGWGIKYATEFHMTNDSKLFPPRTWWEERGYIPDEYSRWIKGKWQPRTASSPAPPDCRRTQIPAGIFLSRDGEQYIYEEDIDEDKFTGFVREGTKKKNVVLAGPAVTLPLCEGRTIGQFDFSTKGWVSGKGRSAVWDDVGWSDKKVDPQFLMGRAVFEANLANDHANELRKHVGDEAAANFLQRVAEPKVFDAWNVPNHFRLAFMDVSSATNTRTMISSLIGFTPSGNKTPLLTTSPQYTPALAASLNSLAFDYQFRNRLVGTTLNFFIVAEAAIPRACLHSSEIHALDTITRRLNCASELHAHWWITGGFSSEVAWRHQWGVSIHERMRLRCLVEALSASAYELNLEDMKIALLEADYPEDRLMRDGFSSSLFPKGLWRVDKTVPPERRLTVLGFVAFADLCKCIAKADGNRVTGVAAFLAQNDGEGWQLPETLRLSDYGLGHDDRAKQAQPVRECFGPRFYDWQLAQTPEESWAECHLHARNLLGEAAYERLVAGDSGLVVGGAVDGGSGLVVGEEASAYQSPSTSKKPPEEPFQLTGEPKKSKKRK; translated from the coding sequence ATGCCCGCCACCAATCACCAACCACCAATCACCAGCCCCCAATCACCAATCACCACCCTCGACTGGTGGAACGCACTTCGCCACGGCGGCATGCTCGTCGATCCCACTCGGCTCACCGAGCTGATCTCCGATCCACCGCCACCGCTCAGCTCGTTTGAAACCGATCGACTTCGGCGGCGCATCGTCTCGTTCGAGCAAGACGAAAACGCCGGTCGCGGGAAGTTCGTCAGCTATGTGTTCGATTCGATATGTGGTTTTGCCAGTGCAGGCACTTGGGATCGTGGCACTTCGGTCGATCCATCGCGCTGGACTCGCCGCACCATTGCCGGCGACGATGTCAAGCCAAACCACCTATGGCGTGGGCCGCACGACGCCATCCTGCCCGTCTTCGTTGATTCCGAAAAGCGAGTCGGTGTCGGGCGAGGAAAGCGTGCCGTCACCGCGGCGATCCAGTGGCTTCGAGGCGGCGATGAAAAGCTGGCCGTCGTCACCAACGGGCGTCAATGGCGACTCGTCATGGCTGGCCTCGATTACGAAGCGTTTTGCGAGTGGGAGATCGACCGCTGGCTTGAAGGCGGCCAGACTTCGGCTGAGCTGTTTGGACTTCGTTCGCTTCTAAATCCACCGATCTGGACGCCACCGGCGAGCGATGACGCTACTCCGCCAAGCAGTCCGCTGGTCGAAGCAATCGCCGACAGTCGCAAGGGACAAGCCGATTTGTCGGCCGTCCTGGGTGAACGTGTTCGACAAGCTGTCGAAATATTGATCCAGGCGCACGGGCCGGTGCTTGGTGATTGGGGGTTGGTGGCTAGGAAAGGGGTGAATGGTGATTGGGGGTTGGAGGCTGGAAAAGACCAATCACCAAACACCAGCCCCCGACCACCATCCACCACCAGCCACCAACCACCAGCCCCCAGCAACCAAGAAATCTATCGAGCAGGGGTTCGGCTGATCATGCGTCTCGTCGTGGGTCTATTCGCGGAATCTCGCGAAGGCTTGCTGCCCAAAGACAACCCGATCTTCCACGAGTGTTACTCCCTGTCGGGTTTACGTGACCAACTTGAACGGGTGTCCCCATCGCGCCGCGCTGGCAGCTACTCAGCCTACCCTCGCGTGATCTCGCTGTTTCGCTTGATTCACGACGGCAGTTCCCACGAAGCGCTCACCGTTCCCAGCTACGGCGGCAGCCTGTTCGCGCCCGGTGATGCAGACAGCAGTGACGGTGTCAGCCGAGCACTTCACGTGCTTGAACAAGGATGCTATCAGCAAGAAGTCATCAGCGATGCCAAAATCTATGCCATCCTGGATTTGCTCTCTCGAACAAAGGTCAAGATTCGCCAAGGCCGCGGCGGCACATGGGTTCCTTCGCCCGTCGACTTCTCGTCGCTCGACAGCGAATACATTGGCATTCTTTACGAAGGCTTGCTGGACTTTGAATTGCGAGTCGCCAGCGATGATGGTCCCGTCATTTTCTTGGCCGTCGGCAATCAGCCTGCGTTGCCGCTTTCGACCCTGGAAGCAATGGACGACAAGGCGCTCAAGAACCTGCTGGAGAAAATGAAAGACACGTCGTCCGGTGACGAGGAGGAAGAAGAGAGCGACGACGAATCATCCGACGAAGATTCAAACGAAACGGAGTCGGAGGGCGACGAAAACGAAAATGGAGACGAGGACTCGGACGACGACGCAGATGAAGAATCCGCTGACGACATCCGCCATACCGCCCGCACCGCCGCTGAAGCCTGGGCAAAACGAGCCATCAGCGTTGGCAAGCTTGTTCGTCCACCGCGTGCTCCCCTGACTCCTGAAAAGCAACTCGCTCACCAAGCAGCCGTCGACCGAAAAGCCAAGCAAATCATTACCAAGGTCGTCTTGCCTGGCGAACGCTATCTCGTCCGTTGGGGTGGAACGCGAAAAGGCAGTGGCACGTTCTACACACGTCCGCAACTCGCCATCCCCACCGTCCACCGAACGCTCCGGCCGTTGGCCTATGTGGTGGATGGTGGCTCGGGTGTGGTGGCTGGTGAGGTGATGGCTGGTGAAGTCCAATCACCAACCACTAACCACCAGCAACCAACAACCATCCCCAAACCACCAGAAGAAATCCTTGCCCTCAAAGTCTGCGATCCTGCTTGCGGCAGCGGTTCTTTCCCGCTCGCAGCATTGCGATTTCTCACCGATGCGCTCTACCACTCCCTCGTGCATCACGATCGTTTCACCGGCTACGACGACCGCACCGTCATCGACCTGATCCGCGATACCGACAACGAAACCACGCTGGCCGACGAAACGTTGCCGTGCCGGCCCGATGACGCCGAGTTTGAAGCTCGCACCAAGGCCGTGCTCAGGCGTTATATCGTCGAACGCTGCATCTACGGCGTTGACCTCGATCCGCTCGCCGTTGAGTTGTGTCGACTTAGCTTGTGGATCGAAACGCTCGACCGTAGGCTGCCGTTCACGTTCCTCGATCACAAGATCAAGTGCGGCAACTCGCTCGTCGGAACGTGGTTCGACCAATTCATGCACTACCCAGCGATGGCGTGGATGCGCGAGGGCGGCGACAAAAACCACTCCGGAGGTGTTCACTTCAAGAAAGAAGGCTGGACGAAGGCGATCAGCGGCAAAGTCAAAAACATCAAGAACGAATTGATCGACTACATCGACGGTGCGCTCTACATGTTCACCGACGAAGACCTCGATACCATTAAGACCGTCCATGATGAAGCTGAACAGGCATTGAACGCGATACACCGGCTAGGCATCCATGAAGCCCAGCAGCGCGCCCAGATGTACAACGAACTGCAAACTCGCCAATCCGTCATCGACGCACGATTCTCTCTCGACCTGTGGTGCTCGATGTGGTTTTGGCCGCCGGACCAGATCGACGACTGTCCCTTGCCATCCGAATTCTATGAAGGCAAATTGTCCGACGATGCCAAGCAGATCGTTCGACAGGTTGCCGACGCCCAGCGATTCTTTCACTGGGAACTTGAATTCCCCGATGCTTTCAATACACACAGTGAAGGCTTCGATGCTGTCATCGGCAACCCGCCCTGGGACATCGCCAAACCGAACAGCAAAGAGTTTTTCTCGGCGCTCGATCCGCTTTATCGGAGCTACGGAAAACAAGAAGCACTCAAAGTTCAAAAGACCCTCTTTGACGCGACTGAAACGGTCGAGCATGATTGGTTGCAATACAACGCCAGCTTTCGCGCCCAGTCGAATTGGCTCAAGAGTTCCGGCTACCCCTACGGCGATCGAGTCACAACCACCTCAGCCGGTAAACAGTCCCACGACATTCCACTCGGTGGTGGAGGCAAGGGATCGTGGGATCGGTCCGTGCATCGCTACGAAAAATGGCGTGACAACCGCGAAGCTCAGACGGGATACTCACAAGAGTTGGAAGCGACGCGAGGATTCCGACATCAAGGCGGTGGCGACATCAATCTTTACAAGATGTTTCTGGAACAAGCTCACAAGATCGCCCGCGGATCGGGCCGGTTAGGATTGATCGTACCGTCAGGCATCTATTCCGATCACGGCACACGCAACTTGCGAGAACTGTTCCTGGACCAATGCCAATGGGAATGGCTATTCGGGTTTGAGAATCGAGAAGGCATTTTTGACATTCACCGTTCGTTCAAATTCAACCCGTTAATTATCACCAAGGGTGGCCGCACCGAGTCAATCAAGACAGCGTTCATGCGTCGCGACATCGAGGATTGGGAATCAGGCGAGCGACACGCGACCGAGTATCCGCGAGAGCGAGTGATTCAGTTCTCACCACGCAGCAAAGCGATTTTGGAAATCCAATCGCGACGTGACTTGGATGTTCTCGAAAAGATTTACTCGGGCAGCGTGCTGCTGGGTGACGACGGCCCCGATGGCTGGGGAATCAAGTACGCTACTGAATTCCACATGACCAACGACAGCAAGTTGTTTCCACCGCGAACGTGGTGGGAGGAACGCGGCTACATTCCAGACGAATACAGCCGCTGGATCAAAGGCAAGTGGCAACCCCGCACCGCCAGCAGCCCCGCCCCACCAGACTGCCGGCGAACCCAAATCCCAGCTGGCATCTTCCTCAGCCGCGACGGTGAGCAATATATTTACGAAGAAGACATCGACGAAGATAAATTCACGGGGTTTGTTCGCGAAGGTACGAAGAAGAAAAATGTCGTGTTGGCTGGACCTGCAGTAACACTTCCTCTTTGCGAGGGACGAACGATAGGTCAATTCGATTTTTCAACGAAGGGCTGGGTATCTGGGAAAGGGCGATCAGCAGTATGGGACGATGTGGGCTGGAGCGACAAAAAAGTTGATCCTCAATTCTTAATGGGCCGAGCGGTATTTGAAGCAAACCTAGCCAATGACCATGCGAACGAGCTTAGAAAACACGTGGGCGATGAAGCGGCGGCAAATTTTCTTCAGCGAGTTGCTGAACCAAAAGTTTTTGATGCATGGAATGTTCCAAATCATTTTCGTCTTGCGTTCATGGACGTGTCTTCGGCAACGAATACACGAACAATGATCTCTTCCTTAATCGGTTTCACTCCAAGCGGAAATAAGACTCCGCTGTTGACAACCTCACCGCAGTACACACCTGCTCTGGCTGCTTCGCTCAATAGTTTGGCGTTCGACTACCAATTTAGGAATCGCTTAGTAGGAACAACGCTCAATTTCTTTATTGTTGCTGAAGCGGCTATACCGCGTGCCTGTCTACACAGCTCAGAGATTCATGCATTAGACACAATCACTCGACGCCTCAACTGCGCGAGCGAACTGCACGCTCATTGGTGGATTACCGGAGGATTTAGCTCTGAGGTCGCATGGCGACATCAATGGGGCGTTTCGATACACGAGCGAATGCGATTGCGATGCTTAGTTGAGGCATTGTCCGCTTCCGCGTACGAATTGAACTTGGAGGATATGAAAATCGCCTTGTTAGAAGCCGACTATCCCGAAGATCGTCTTATGCGAGACGGTTTTTCATCCTCTCTATTCCCCAAGGGACTTTGGCGAGTGGACAAAACCGTTCCACCCGAGCGTCGGCTGACAGTTCTTGGTTTCGTAGCGTTCGCTGATCTCTGCAAATGTATTGCGAAAGCAGATGGAAATCGTGTCACTGGAGTTGCCGCCTTTCTGGCCCAGAACGACGGTGAAGGTTGGCAGCTACCTGAGACGCTGCGATTATCGGATTATGGATTGGGTCATGACGATCGGGCGAAGCAGGCTCAACCGGTGCGGGAGTGTTTCGGGCCTCGGTTTTACGATTGGCAGCTCGCTCAAACCCCCGAAGAATCCTGGGCCGAATGCCACCTCCACGCCCGAAACCTCCTCGGCGAAGCGGCGTACGAACGACTGGTGGCTGGTGATTCGGGGTTGGTGGTTGGGGGTGCGGTGGATGGTGGCTCGGGGTTGGTGGTTGGGGAAGAAGCATCGGCATACCAATCACCAAGCACTAGCAAAAAGCCACCAGAAGAACCCTTCCAGCTAACGGGCGAACCTAAGAAGTCAAAGAAACGAAAATAG
- the drt3a gene encoding antiviral reverse transcriptase Drt3a, which yields MTSRLTNPDYLRKLTRSDDPRRFSEVSNGTNSLLPQLAEEFERRIYLPSPLKMVDGGRRILHSASTYADVLFLRHSCRMLRRKRGVRSLNRKQIATQIVKILEADVSHHILRTDISDFFGAIPVYDAVSLESVQACFPAVEYGWCMKILSADPYSGNKLPRGLSISGELAEHFMVAFDRSVISHEGVVFYGRFVDDIIIVTASDDLDELKEAVSGYLPECLSFNPEKTQTCRWGDNGQAAKGFDYLGFSFCRTQNIASKKRSEVHVGIATSKMLRYKKRVKLAFNDFIENKDFRLLLDRIRYLTGGCSVYSSFQRRRITLGLSASHRDITDDAALQALDAYLGNWIRKAPLDGARSCLTKSQKASLRRLSFTASYANNIRHRFTGKRLWEIRGLFKHV from the coding sequence ATGACGAGTCGGCTCACCAACCCAGACTACCTGCGCAAATTAACACGCTCCGACGACCCACGCCGGTTTTCTGAGGTGAGCAACGGTACGAATTCACTGCTGCCCCAACTTGCCGAAGAATTCGAGCGGCGGATCTACCTACCATCGCCTCTGAAGATGGTTGATGGTGGTCGACGTATTCTTCATTCCGCGTCCACCTACGCGGACGTGCTCTTCTTGCGTCATAGTTGCAGGATGTTGAGGCGAAAACGCGGTGTCCGGTCATTGAACCGAAAACAAATTGCAACCCAGATCGTAAAAATCCTGGAGGCCGATGTGTCTCATCACATTTTGCGGACCGACATCAGTGACTTCTTTGGGGCGATACCGGTCTACGATGCGGTGAGTCTGGAATCGGTTCAAGCCTGCTTTCCTGCTGTCGAGTACGGCTGGTGCATGAAGATTCTGTCCGCCGATCCGTACTCGGGCAACAAATTGCCACGAGGATTGTCGATCAGCGGCGAATTGGCGGAACACTTCATGGTTGCGTTCGATCGTAGTGTGATCAGTCACGAAGGAGTCGTCTTCTACGGTCGTTTTGTCGATGACATCATCATCGTCACCGCGTCGGACGATTTGGATGAACTGAAAGAGGCTGTCAGCGGTTACTTGCCGGAATGCCTGTCCTTCAATCCGGAAAAAACGCAAACGTGCCGGTGGGGTGACAACGGTCAGGCCGCTAAAGGATTCGACTATCTCGGATTTTCATTCTGTCGCACGCAAAACATCGCGAGCAAGAAGCGTTCCGAGGTACACGTGGGAATCGCGACCAGCAAGATGCTCCGGTACAAAAAGAGAGTGAAATTGGCATTCAACGACTTCATTGAGAATAAAGATTTTCGCCTTCTACTGGATCGGATTCGATACCTAACGGGTGGCTGCTCGGTTTACAGCAGTTTCCAGCGACGACGGATCACCTTGGGACTATCTGCGTCTCATCGGGACATCACCGATGACGCGGCGTTGCAGGCATTGGATGCTTACCTTGGCAATTGGATCCGCAAAGCGCCGCTAGATGGTGCGCGGTCATGTCTGACGAAAAGCCAAAAGGCAAGTCTACGAAGGCTATCATTCACAGCGAGCTACGCCAACAACATTCGCCATCGCTTCACAGGCAAGCGTCTTTGGGAAATCCGAGGTCTTTTCAAGCATGTCTAA
- the drt3b gene encoding antiviral reverse transcriptase Drt3b, translating into MQSIDTSDRDRVLLSEILPHEVPPRFSLRSVYRRMRGPSLTSLDDALFQHQNDASGPPETVPYTFSLSRGRKTPRDIHVMHPFHYREVVNFYETYATQILSNCLKSQWTLRSPSGIARRAKDIGYQNQQPGIQSESESDESPVCYFAYGPFNLLYAFYGSRDYERLESKFRFVRAIDVQSCFGNIYTHSIAWAIRGKANAKRRGDRSAYFTFDARFDSLMRSMNHGETHGILVGPEMSRIFAELILQTVDTAVLGTLADRIEFGKQCEVRRYLDDFFIFFNEASIADQVEQTIRGELKNCKLYINDAKTLETESPFMSNLSALKHELSHLVDDLHESFLRARQEKRPIPKSVCRVAFRKIKTKVAQSGCHYESCISYVLSILQRKVTEANSSLCCQFIEGGMVSLLSKLLELDFRYQVAIKVATIYQLISDKVHADFDLEPSVVEDLNERIADEVTHLAMNAMSREAPPCLPLLVVLIPIAKLDLVHNVNPSLAETIWKHSQVQSRPAEVDYFTVVSLLYFCGDRRAYVRLVREIVKAAKRFLRESKDKGLRADCLMLAADLACCPLLKEDVRKVMLRQVFGWVNMPKDVAGALQELAGKSMFFDWDTTVSTTTYLLEKQIPRCYA; encoded by the coding sequence ATGCAATCCATCGACACTTCGGATCGGGATCGCGTGTTGCTAAGCGAGATCTTGCCTCACGAAGTTCCGCCACGATTTTCCCTCCGATCGGTTTACCGTCGGATGCGTGGACCGTCGTTGACCTCGCTCGATGACGCCCTGTTTCAACATCAAAACGACGCCAGCGGTCCGCCGGAGACGGTCCCCTACACATTCTCGCTTTCAAGGGGACGGAAAACGCCTCGCGACATTCATGTGATGCATCCGTTTCACTATCGCGAAGTGGTGAACTTTTACGAAACGTACGCAACCCAAATTCTGTCAAACTGTTTGAAGAGCCAATGGACGTTGAGATCGCCATCGGGAATTGCCCGTCGAGCGAAGGATATCGGCTACCAGAACCAGCAGCCCGGCATTCAAAGCGAATCCGAATCCGACGAAAGCCCTGTCTGCTACTTCGCCTACGGCCCGTTCAATTTGCTATACGCCTTTTACGGATCACGTGATTACGAGCGACTGGAATCGAAGTTTCGCTTTGTTCGGGCAATCGACGTGCAGTCTTGCTTTGGCAACATCTACACGCATTCGATCGCATGGGCTATTCGCGGCAAGGCAAACGCGAAACGAAGGGGCGACCGGTCCGCTTACTTCACATTTGATGCCAGATTTGACTCCTTGATGCGATCTATGAATCACGGTGAAACGCACGGTATTCTGGTCGGCCCGGAGATGTCGCGTATCTTTGCAGAGCTGATTTTGCAAACCGTTGATACTGCGGTTTTGGGTACCCTGGCGGATCGAATCGAATTCGGAAAACAATGCGAGGTTCGCCGATATTTGGATGATTTCTTTATCTTCTTCAATGAAGCCAGCATCGCCGACCAAGTTGAGCAAACCATCCGTGGGGAGTTGAAAAATTGCAAGCTCTACATCAATGACGCAAAAACGCTGGAGACCGAATCGCCTTTCATGTCGAACTTGAGTGCCCTGAAGCATGAACTAAGCCATTTGGTTGACGACCTGCACGAGTCGTTTCTTCGTGCCCGCCAGGAAAAGCGTCCGATTCCCAAGAGCGTGTGCCGAGTTGCGTTTCGGAAAATCAAAACCAAGGTGGCACAGTCAGGTTGCCACTATGAATCCTGCATCAGCTACGTGCTCTCGATCTTGCAGCGAAAAGTGACTGAAGCGAACAGCAGTCTCTGCTGCCAGTTTATCGAAGGCGGGATGGTGTCTCTTCTGAGCAAACTGCTGGAACTTGACTTTCGTTATCAGGTCGCCATCAAGGTTGCCACGATTTATCAGTTGATATCCGACAAGGTTCACGCTGATTTCGACTTGGAGCCGTCAGTGGTTGAAGATCTGAATGAACGAATTGCCGATGAAGTCACTCACTTAGCGATGAATGCGATGTCACGAGAGGCTCCGCCTTGTTTGCCCTTGTTGGTTGTACTGATCCCGATTGCAAAGTTGGATCTAGTTCATAACGTCAATCCAAGCTTGGCTGAAACCATCTGGAAACACTCACAGGTTCAGTCGCGGCCCGCCGAAGTCGACTATTTTACGGTCGTCAGTTTGCTCTATTTCTGTGGTGATCGTCGCGCCTATGTGCGGCTTGTTCGAGAGATTGTGAAAGCGGCAAAACGATTCCTTCGGGAGTCGAAGGACAAGGGATTGCGAGCTGACTGTCTCATGCTGGCCGCAGATCTTGCCTGTTGCCCACTTCTTAAAGAGGACGTGAGAAAAGTAATGCTACGTCAGGTTTTTGGTTGGGTGAATATGCCGAAAGATGTGGCCGGGGCACTACAGGAGCTCGCTGGCAAAAGCATGTTTTTCGATTGGGACACGACCGTTTCCACGACGACCTACCTACTTGAGAAGCAGATTCCTCGATGTTACGCTTAA
- a CDS encoding ImmA/IrrE family metallo-endopeptidase yields the protein MISLDEVESYAAEHFPAAPEKLVNDFGIEVRTSDTPGCDGWCLHYDDRTIIRLNGELTKAQRRFTLAHELGHLILGIPSMFGESFEDMLSSDSDEERRVNDVASCLLLPLAEVRKDAGQLPVVAGALKRLAKRARVSELAAAVRVCNLTEELGLLNASVVAFSGADIRWQWSRTLRMSEETAFELRQEAQNVSPNAFRADHNENQTVVASVLENPFFGSSTLFVQLLPKEHGNQLSVNELRAAFEREYLSSDDAFRNRLSGIIGAFKSKCVGLSQEEAVELFWEKNEARLRSTCINTDEGRDYIEIRIGQLL from the coding sequence ATGATTTCTCTCGATGAAGTTGAGTCGTATGCTGCGGAACATTTTCCAGCAGCGCCGGAAAAGCTCGTCAACGACTTTGGCATCGAAGTCCGCACATCAGATACCCCAGGCTGCGATGGATGGTGCCTTCATTACGATGATCGAACCATTATCCGACTCAACGGCGAACTGACCAAAGCGCAGAGAAGGTTTACGCTCGCACACGAACTCGGGCATTTGATCCTTGGCATTCCCTCTATGTTTGGCGAATCGTTCGAGGACATGTTGTCATCGGACAGCGACGAAGAGAGACGCGTCAACGATGTCGCCTCCTGTTTGTTGTTGCCATTGGCGGAAGTCCGTAAGGACGCAGGGCAACTTCCCGTCGTCGCTGGCGCGTTGAAGCGACTGGCAAAGCGTGCCAGGGTCTCTGAATTGGCCGCTGCCGTGAGAGTCTGCAACCTCACTGAGGAACTGGGGTTACTCAATGCCTCAGTTGTCGCGTTTTCTGGCGCCGATATTCGTTGGCAATGGTCGAGGACTCTCCGAATGTCCGAGGAGACCGCGTTTGAACTGCGGCAGGAAGCGCAGAACGTCAGTCCAAATGCGTTTCGGGCGGATCACAATGAGAACCAAACCGTCGTCGCGTCGGTACTTGAGAACCCCTTCTTTGGCTCGTCAACTTTGTTCGTTCAACTATTGCCGAAAGAACATGGAAACCAACTTTCGGTCAACGAGCTGAGAGCAGCTTTTGAACGAGAGTACCTCAGCAGCGACGACGCATTTCGCAATAGACTGTCTGGCATCATTGGTGCGTTCAAATCGAAGTGTGTCGGTCTCTCACAAGAAGAGGCCGTCGAACTGTTCTGGGAAAAAAACGAAGCTAGGTTGCGGTCGACTTGTATCAACACCGATGAAGGACGCGACTACATTGAAATCCGAATCGGGCAATTGCTGTAG